In bacterium, a single window of DNA contains:
- a CDS encoding alcohol dehydrogenase: protein MKAFVMKQIGSAGFVDKPVPEPGPLDALVRPTKALICTSDVHTVHGAIGERTNLTLGHEAVGIVEKVGELVRDFKPGDRVAVGAITPDWGSLAAQAGHPSQSGGALGGWKYANIKDGVFAEYFLVNEADANMAHIPDSVPDEKAVYVADMMSTGFMAAENGKIPMGGTVAIFAQGPVGLMATAAARLLGAGLIIAVESVPRRQELARHFGADVVIDFTKTDPVQAILDLTDGEGVDTAIEALGSSEVLANCVRVTKPGGIISNAGYHGQGDFIAIPRLEWGVGMAEKNIVTGLCPGGRLRLQRLLRLLENGRVDPTPLTTHTFRFDELDRAFKLMETKEEGIIKPLIDFTA from the coding sequence ATGAAGGCGTTCGTCATGAAGCAGATCGGTTCGGCAGGGTTCGTCGACAAGCCCGTCCCCGAGCCGGGCCCGCTCGATGCGCTGGTCCGGCCCACCAAGGCCCTGATCTGCACGTCCGACGTCCACACGGTCCACGGCGCGATCGGGGAGCGCACGAACCTGACACTGGGACACGAGGCGGTCGGGATCGTCGAGAAGGTGGGTGAGCTGGTGCGGGACTTCAAGCCGGGTGACCGGGTCGCCGTCGGCGCCATCACCCCCGATTGGGGCTCCCTCGCCGCGCAGGCGGGCCACCCCTCCCAGTCCGGCGGCGCGCTCGGCGGCTGGAAGTACGCCAACATCAAGGACGGCGTCTTCGCCGAGTACTTCCTGGTCAACGAAGCCGACGCGAACATGGCCCACATCCCGGACTCGGTCCCCGACGAGAAAGCGGTCTATGTCGCGGACATGATGAGCACCGGCTTCATGGCCGCAGAGAACGGCAAGATCCCGATGGGCGGGACCGTTGCGATCTTCGCGCAGGGCCCGGTGGGGCTGATGGCGACGGCGGCCGCGCGGCTCCTCGGCGCGGGGCTCATCATCGCGGTGGAATCGGTGCCGCGGCGGCAGGAGCTGGCCCGTCACTTCGGCGCCGACGTCGTCATCGACTTCACCAAGACCGACCCGGTGCAGGCGATCCTGGACCTGACCGACGGCGAGGGCGTGGACACGGCGATCGAGGCGTTGGGCTCGTCCGAGGTGCTGGCCAACTGCGTGCGCGTCACCAAGCCGGGCGGCATCATCTCGAACGCGGGGTACCACGGCCAGGGCGACTTCATCGCGATCCCGCGCCTGGAGTGGGGCGTCGGGATGGCGGAGAAGAACATCGTGACGGGGCTCTGCCCGGGCGGCCGGCTGCGGCTGCAGCGCCTGCTGCGGCTCCTGGAGAACGGGCGCGTGGATCCGACGCCGTTGACGACCCACACGTTCCGCTTCGACGAGCTGGACCGGGCGTTCAAGCTCATGGAGACGAAGGAGGAGGGGATCATCAAGCCGCTGATCGACTTCACGGCGTGA
- a CDS encoding patatin, with product MAVQFRNLVFEGGGVKGIAYVGAMQILEQRGLLEHITRVGGTSAGAINALIVALGYTNAEMLELLSSVDFKKFMDDSFGVIRDIRRLARDFGWNKGDFVSSWIGDIIKAKLGSERATFADLKDSGRPELYVIGTNLSTGFAEVFSAERHPDMPLATAVRISMSIPLFFAAVRHGPRGDVYVDGGVQLNYPVKLFDREKYIDMQNEAYAARRTEYYNRENAIFQLVRPGRSPYVYNRQTLGMRLDTRDQIGLFRYDEPLQSKPIKKFSDYAKALVTALLNAQEHMHLHSDDWQRTIYIDTLDVGTTDFDISEQEKQELVRQGIEGAERYFQWFEDPNESPVNRIPTRVVVDVGGPAPVVAAGGV from the coding sequence ATGGCGGTCCAGTTCCGTAACCTCGTGTTCGAGGGCGGTGGGGTGAAGGGCATTGCGTACGTCGGCGCGATGCAGATCCTCGAGCAGCGCGGACTGCTGGAGCACATCACCCGCGTGGGCGGAACGAGCGCGGGCGCCATCAACGCACTCATCGTCGCGCTGGGCTACACCAACGCCGAGATGCTCGAGCTGCTCTCCTCCGTGGACTTCAAGAAGTTCATGGACGACTCCTTCGGCGTGATCCGCGACATCCGGCGCCTCGCCCGCGACTTCGGCTGGAACAAGGGAGATTTCGTCTCGAGCTGGATCGGCGACATCATCAAGGCAAAGCTCGGCTCGGAACGCGCCACGTTCGCGGATTTGAAGGATTCCGGGCGGCCCGAGCTCTACGTCATCGGCACCAACCTCTCCACCGGCTTCGCGGAAGTCTTTTCCGCCGAGCGCCACCCGGACATGCCTCTCGCCACCGCGGTCCGCATCTCCATGTCCATCCCGCTCTTCTTCGCCGCGGTCCGCCACGGGCCGCGCGGCGACGTCTACGTGGACGGCGGCGTGCAACTCAACTACCCCGTCAAGCTGTTCGACCGCGAGAAGTACATTGACATGCAGAACGAAGCGTACGCAGCGCGGCGCACCGAGTACTACAACCGCGAGAACGCCATCTTCCAACTCGTGCGGCCGGGCCGCAGCCCGTACGTCTACAACCGTCAAACCCTCGGGATGCGCCTCGACACGCGGGACCAGATCGGCCTCTTCCGCTACGACGAGCCGCTCCAGAGCAAGCCGATCAAGAAGTTCTCGGACTACGCCAAGGCCCTCGTGACTGCGCTCCTGAACGCCCAGGAACACATGCACCTGCACAGCGACGACTGGCAGCGGACGATCTACATCGACACCCTCGACGTCGGCACCACCGACTTCGACATCTCCGAGCAAGAGAAGCAGGAGCTGGTGCGGCAGGGGATCGAAGGCGCGGAGCGCTACTTCCAGTGGTTCGAGGACCCGAACGAGTCGCCGGTCAACCGGATCCCGACCCGGGTCGTGGTGGATGTGGGCGGGCCCGCGCCGGTCGTGGCGGCCGGGGGCGTTTGA
- a CDS encoding DUF72 domain-containing protein, with amino-acid sequence MSPIRVGVAGWDYADWNGVVYPQPKPRGFDPVRYLAGYIDLIEINSTFYRPPRSAVAEKWAARVRDLDHFRYTAKLWRRFTHERTEAWTLGEVRSVRNGFDPLHQAGKLGAVLIQFPWSFKNDDANREWLADLVKAFRKYPLVVEVRHESWNDPGFYAWLGERGVGFVNIDQPLFRRSIGPSARSTARVGYVRVHGRNYRDWWRKDAGGARYDYLYEPEELRTWASRAREIARDPTTDVVDVVFNNHSRGKALVNAIQFRKMVAGRKVAAPPTLFEAYTDALDRYARPVAPEEALPVMERRAA; translated from the coding sequence ATGAGCCCGATCCGCGTGGGCGTCGCCGGCTGGGACTACGCCGACTGGAACGGGGTGGTCTACCCCCAGCCGAAGCCGCGCGGCTTCGACCCGGTCCGGTACCTCGCCGGCTACATCGACCTGATCGAGATCAATTCGACGTTCTACCGGCCGCCGCGAAGCGCTGTCGCGGAGAAGTGGGCCGCGCGCGTGCGCGACCTGGACCATTTCCGCTACACGGCCAAACTGTGGCGCCGCTTCACGCACGAGCGCACCGAAGCATGGACGCTCGGCGAGGTCCGCAGTGTGCGCAACGGGTTCGACCCGCTCCACCAGGCGGGAAAGCTCGGCGCTGTCCTGATCCAGTTCCCCTGGTCGTTCAAGAACGACGATGCGAACCGCGAGTGGCTCGCGGACCTGGTGAAGGCGTTCCGCAAGTACCCGCTCGTCGTCGAGGTGCGGCACGAGAGCTGGAACGATCCGGGGTTCTACGCGTGGCTCGGCGAGCGTGGCGTCGGGTTCGTCAACATCGACCAGCCGCTGTTCCGCCGGTCCATCGGGCCCTCGGCGCGGAGCACGGCGCGCGTCGGTTACGTGCGCGTGCACGGGCGCAACTACCGCGACTGGTGGCGCAAGGACGCGGGCGGTGCGCGCTACGACTACCTCTACGAGCCCGAGGAGCTGCGGACGTGGGCCTCGCGTGCGCGGGAGATCGCGCGCGACCCCACGACCGACGTCGTCGACGTCGTCTTCAACAATCACAGCCGCGGCAAGGCGCTGGTCAATGCGATCCAGTTCAGGAAGATGGTGGCGGGCCGCAAGGTCGCCGCGCCGCCCACGCTCTTCGAGGCGTACACGGATGCGCTCGATCGCTATGCACGTCCGGTGGCGCCGGAGGAAGCGCTACCGGTGATGGAACGGCGCGCCGCGTAG
- the coxB gene encoding cytochrome c oxidase subunit II, whose amino-acid sequence MRRFAHRSAAFVLPGRRAGRVLSAAALAGCAPNAQSVTAPNGPAAERLLELSWILFAMGGAVFALVVVLLLYAIFRRHRPPLPPSAAADRRATRWIVIGGVAFPGVVLSAFFPYVLRVQRATQRPPEDAALTIEVRGYRWWWEVRYFSDDGQPAFETANEIRIPVGQPVRVRLTSADVIHSFWVPRLQGKLDMIPGRVNETWIQADAPGVYRGQCAEYCGHQHAKMALLVVAEPPDAFAAWHARQLRPAAEPSDPLSARGRSIFLGSGCAACHTIRGTQAAGTLGPDLTHVGGRLTLAAATVANTPDHLGAWIVDPQRIKPGSLMPATPLAPADLSALIHYLTMLE is encoded by the coding sequence ATGCGCCGCTTCGCTCATCGTTCCGCCGCGTTCGTGCTGCCGGGGCGGCGTGCCGGGCGGGTGCTGTCAGCCGCGGCGCTCGCAGGCTGCGCCCCCAACGCCCAGTCCGTGACCGCGCCGAACGGCCCGGCGGCCGAGCGGCTGCTCGAGCTGTCCTGGATCCTGTTCGCGATGGGCGGCGCGGTGTTCGCGCTCGTCGTGGTTCTCTTGTTGTACGCGATTTTCCGGCGGCACCGCCCACCACTGCCACCGTCGGCTGCCGCCGACCGGCGCGCCACGCGATGGATCGTGATCGGCGGCGTCGCGTTCCCCGGCGTCGTGTTGAGTGCGTTCTTCCCGTACGTGCTGCGGGTGCAGCGCGCGACGCAACGGCCGCCCGAGGATGCGGCGCTGACGATCGAGGTGCGCGGGTATCGATGGTGGTGGGAGGTCCGGTATTTCTCGGATGATGGGCAGCCGGCGTTCGAGACGGCGAACGAGATCCGCATCCCGGTCGGCCAGCCGGTGCGGGTGCGGCTCACGTCGGCCGACGTGATCCACAGCTTCTGGGTGCCGCGGCTCCAGGGCAAGCTGGACATGATCCCGGGCCGCGTGAACGAGACCTGGATCCAGGCGGACGCGCCGGGCGTGTACCGCGGCCAGTGCGCGGAGTACTGCGGCCACCAGCACGCGAAAATGGCGCTCCTGGTGGTCGCGGAGCCGCCGGATGCGTTCGCGGCGTGGCACGCGCGGCAGCTCCGGCCCGCGGCCGAGCCGTCCGACCCTCTCTCGGCACGCGGCCGGTCCATCTTCCTCGGGAGCGGATGCGCGGCCTGCCACACGATCCGCGGCACGCAGGCCGCAGGAACGCTCGGCCCCGACCTCACGCACGTCGGAGGCCGGCTCACGCTCGCGGCGGCGACGGTGGCGAACACGCCCGACCACCTGGGCGCCTGGATCGTCGACCCGCAGCGCATCAAGCCGGGCAGCCTCATGCCCGCCACGCCGCTCGCGCCTGCCGACCTCAGCGCACTCATCCACTATCTCACGATGCTGGAGTAG
- the ctaD gene encoding cytochrome c oxidase subunit I, producing MSTAPAARPRGEDRLQRFEQAWASPPGLDGIIREINNIPVAHRYMATAFAFFLVAGVFAIVIRTQLARPENTLLGPEAYNQLFTMHGTAMMFLFVIPFTEALATYMLPLMLGTRDLPFPRLTALSYWTFLFGGLFIFSSFFFGLAPDGGWFAYVPLTNREYSSGLNMDFWDIGLSVAEIAAMGAAAELIVAVLRMRAPGMALHRIPVFAWSMLIVAFMIIFAFTPLIVGTAMLELDRKGFTAFFKPEAGGEPLLWQHLFWVFGHPEVYIMFLPAVGIATQVVQVFARRPVVSYTLVVLALLTTAFIGFGLWVHHMFTTGLSPAAMGLFAAASFLIAIPSGIQIFSWIATLWTGRPVWRTPLLFVVGSIVIFVAGGLTGVMVGVPAFDAQAHDTYFVVAHFHYVLIGGVVFPLFAGLHYWLPKITGRMLDERLGKWNFWLMFIGFNVAFFPMHIAGLLGMPRRVYTYPAELGLGGVNLVSTIGAYGFAIGVALLLANLLLSLRRGRPAGADPWEADTLEWSETSPPPAAQFRRIPVVRSRHPLWEQGSLDPQDAWTEQLLEPLDTAPGGWRGALVVTMLDARPLAVVHVPGPTIWPFAMSVGFLVLFVGALLEDLFLLGIGSAITLGCLVGWFWPSKTESTALEEYGGESGGDRLPLAVAGPLANGAWGTGILLLVLLTALVTLIASFFYLADESIGRPADAPDLGLPGLATGVAATLAAAGSIVLRSAVRPARVTQRRLATLAVLGLGATFIALTAASALETGLSPASSAYDSAFVGLLGFQWTVMLVLLAMMGAATLWAWRAPRDPRGRGVAFNAALVALFAAPSWLAVFLTLYVTPRLG from the coding sequence GTGAGCACCGCACCGGCAGCCAGGCCTCGCGGTGAGGACCGGCTCCAGCGCTTCGAGCAGGCGTGGGCGAGCCCGCCGGGGCTGGACGGCATCATCCGGGAGATCAACAACATCCCGGTCGCGCACCGCTACATGGCCACCGCGTTCGCGTTCTTCCTCGTCGCGGGTGTGTTCGCCATCGTGATCCGCACGCAGCTCGCGCGGCCGGAGAACACGCTGCTCGGCCCGGAGGCGTACAACCAGCTCTTCACCATGCACGGGACGGCGATGATGTTCCTGTTCGTCATCCCGTTCACCGAGGCGCTGGCGACGTACATGCTGCCGCTGATGCTAGGCACGCGCGATCTCCCCTTCCCCCGGCTGACGGCGCTGAGCTACTGGACCTTCCTCTTCGGCGGGCTGTTCATCTTCAGCAGCTTCTTCTTCGGCCTCGCGCCGGATGGCGGCTGGTTCGCGTACGTCCCGCTCACCAACCGCGAGTACTCGTCCGGCCTGAACATGGACTTCTGGGACATCGGTCTGAGCGTCGCGGAGATCGCGGCGATGGGCGCGGCCGCCGAGCTGATCGTCGCGGTGCTGCGGATGCGCGCGCCGGGCATGGCGCTTCATCGCATCCCCGTGTTCGCGTGGTCGATGCTGATCGTCGCCTTCATGATCATCTTCGCCTTCACGCCGCTGATCGTCGGCACGGCGATGCTCGAGCTCGACCGCAAGGGGTTCACGGCGTTCTTCAAGCCCGAAGCGGGCGGCGAGCCGCTGCTGTGGCAGCACCTGTTCTGGGTGTTCGGCCACCCCGAGGTCTACATCATGTTCCTGCCGGCGGTCGGAATCGCGACGCAGGTCGTGCAGGTGTTCGCGCGCCGGCCGGTCGTGAGCTACACGCTGGTGGTGCTAGCGCTGCTCACGACGGCGTTCATCGGCTTCGGGCTGTGGGTACACCACATGTTCACGACCGGGCTCTCCCCCGCGGCCATGGGTCTGTTCGCCGCCGCCAGCTTCCTCATCGCGATCCCCAGCGGTATCCAGATCTTCAGCTGGATCGCGACGTTGTGGACGGGGCGGCCGGTCTGGCGCACGCCGCTGCTCTTCGTCGTCGGAAGCATCGTCATCTTCGTGGCGGGCGGGCTGACGGGCGTGATGGTGGGGGTGCCGGCGTTCGACGCGCAGGCCCACGACACGTACTTCGTGGTTGCGCACTTCCACTACGTCCTGATCGGCGGCGTGGTCTTCCCGCTCTTCGCGGGGCTGCACTACTGGCTGCCGAAGATCACCGGCCGGATGCTGGACGAGCGGCTCGGCAAGTGGAACTTCTGGCTGATGTTCATCGGCTTCAACGTCGCGTTCTTCCCTATGCACATCGCGGGGCTGCTCGGCATGCCCCGGCGCGTGTACACGTACCCGGCCGAGCTGGGGCTGGGCGGCGTGAACCTGGTCTCGACGATCGGCGCGTACGGCTTCGCGATCGGCGTCGCGCTGCTGCTGGCCAACCTGCTGCTGAGCCTCCGGCGCGGGCGGCCGGCCGGCGCCGACCCGTGGGAAGCGGATACGCTCGAGTGGTCCGAGACGTCGCCGCCGCCGGCCGCCCAGTTCCGCCGGATCCCGGTGGTGCGTTCGCGGCACCCGTTGTGGGAGCAAGGCTCGCTGGATCCGCAGGACGCGTGGACGGAGCAGTTGCTCGAGCCGCTGGACACCGCGCCCGGCGGCTGGCGCGGCGCGCTGGTGGTCACGATGCTGGATGCGCGGCCGCTCGCGGTCGTGCACGTGCCAGGCCCAACGATTTGGCCTTTCGCCATGTCCGTGGGCTTCCTGGTCCTGTTCGTGGGTGCGTTGCTCGAGGATCTCTTTCTTCTCGGCATCGGCAGTGCGATCACGCTGGGCTGCCTCGTGGGCTGGTTCTGGCCCTCGAAGACGGAGAGCACGGCGCTCGAGGAGTACGGCGGGGAATCGGGCGGGGACAGGCTGCCCCTCGCCGTGGCAGGGCCGCTCGCCAACGGCGCCTGGGGCACGGGCATCCTGCTGCTGGTGCTGCTGACGGCGCTGGTCACGCTCATTGCGAGCTTCTTCTACCTCGCCGATGAATCCATCGGGCGGCCGGCGGACGCACCGGACCTGGGCTTGCCCGGCCTCGCGACCGGCGTGGCCGCCACGCTCGCGGCCGCGGGTTCCATCGTCCTGCGGAGCGCGGTGCGGCCGGCTCGCGTGACGCAGCGGCGCCTCGCGACGCTGGCGGTGCTCGGGCTCGGCGCGACGTTCATTGCCCTGACCGCCGCCTCCGCACTGGAAACCGGTCTCTCGCCCGCGTCGAGCGCGTACGACTCCGCGTTCGTCGGGCTGCTCGGGTTCCAGTGGACCGTGATGCTGGTGCTCCTGGCGA